GCCGCGCAGCTTGCCCGTAGTGCACGCCGCAGCGCAGAGCAGGGGCCCCGCTTGCGGGGATGCGACCGCGGAGGCGTGCGGGAAGCCCGCGCCTAACGGCGTGCTGCATCCCGCTACGGGGTCGCATCCACGCGCGATGCGCGTGGAACCTGCTCCGCCCTGCGTGGGCGCGCTACTGATGCTGCACTGCGCGTCTAGCAGCCAGCCCATTCTCGTCGAAACGCGATCCGCGAAGGACTCAATCAGAGGTTCCCTAATCCGAAAACCATCGTTGATGCCGAATCTCAAGCTGCGCGCATTCACCGTTCTTTTGATCGGCGCCTTTTGCGCATTCGCGCACGCTGAAGAAGCCAGGCTTGAATTACAGACCGACCCCGCGCTGGCGACGGGAACCCCGGACAGCGGCGACGAAGGTCTGCCGATCTTCATCGAAGCCGACCGTATCGATGGCGATGACAGCGTCATCGAAGCCAGCGGCGCCGCTGAAATCCGGCGACGCGGCCAGGCGGTTTTCGGCGAAAAGCTGCAATACTTTCCGGGCAACAACGAGATCGATGCCGAAGGCGATGTGCGCCTCGACTATGGCGGCGACCGGATCGAGGGAACGCAGTTGCGGCTCAACATGGACACCGAGCGCGGCTTTATCGACGACCTGCGCTACCGGCTCGGCGAAAGTGGCGCGCGCGGCAAGGCCGATGTGCTGGAATTTCAGGGCCCCGGCCTGTATGAGCTCGATGACGCGACCTACACGACGTGTCCCGTCGGCGTCGACGACTGGTTTTTGCGTGTCGACAATCTTGAAATCGATCGCTCGCGCCAGATCGGCGTAGCCCGCAACGCCAGCGTTATTTTCAAGGGCGTCCCTATCCTGTACACGCCGTACATCAGCTTCCCGCTCAACGATCAGCGTAAAACCGGCGTGCTGACGCCGATCTTCGGAACGACCGGCAAAGGCGGTCCGGAAATCACCATTCCGTATTACTGGAATATCGCGCCCGACAAGGACGCGACCATAGCACCGCGCCTGATCAGCCGGCGCGGCCTGCTGCTGGGTACGGAGTTCCGCTATCTCGATCCGTTTTACAGCGGCGAGGCGCACGTTGAAGTTTTACCGTACGACCGCGCCCGCGATGACGCTCGCTACGGTTTGGCGCTGAAGCATGTCCACAACTTCAACAACAACTGGTCCGGCTATCTCGATTTTCAGAAGGTATCCGACGACAGTTATCTGCGCGATTTGTCGAACCGCATCGCCGTCACCTCGCAAACCAATCTGCCGCGCGAAGGCTTGCTCGCCTACAACGGCGGCTGGTTCAATTTCAGCTCGCGCCTGCAGCGCTTCCAGACACTGCAGGATCCGCTTGCGCCTATCCTGCCGCCGTACGAGCGCATCCCGCAATTGCTGCTCAACGCGCGCAAGCCGAATCTGTACGGCGGCGACTGGAACTTCGGCGGCGAATTCGTGAATTTCGATCACGCGAATCTGACCGACGGCAGGCGGACCACCGCTTATCCGAACATTGCTTATCCGATCCTCTCCTCGTTCGCATACCTTACCCCGAAATTCGGCTATCACCTGACCCATTACGATCTCGATCAGGCGACCACTACTTCGCCCGATCGTACCCGCGCCCTGCCGATCACATCCGTCGATAGCGGCCTCGTGCTCGAACGCGACACCGAGCTCGGCGGCGAGCGCTTCGTGCAAACCCTGGAGCCGCGCGCGTTCTATGTTTACATTCCGTTTCGTGAACAGAACGCGATTCCGAATTTCGATAGCGCAGTCGCCGACGTCAATTTCACGCAGATTTTTTCGGAGAACGATTTTTCCGGCGGCGACCGCATCAACGACGCCAATCGCATCACGATCGGGCTGACCTCGCGCTTTCTGGAACCGGAAACCGGCATCGAGCGCTTCCGCGCCACCGTCGCCCAGCGCTTCAATTTCGCATCGCAGGAAGTCAGGTTCGACCCCAACCAGGACATCAATCAATTCAACAGGATCAGGTCGGATTTGCTGGCGGCGGTCGGCGGGCCGATCTCGGCGAACTGGAGGGCCGAGGCCGGCATCCAATACAACCTCGAAATACCGCAAACGCAAAAATACAGTCTGGCGGCGAGCTATCGGCCTGCGCTCGGCAAGGTGCTGAATCTCGGCTACCGCTTCACGCGCGACGCGCTGGAGCAGGTCGACGTATCGACGCAATGGCCGATTTCGTCGAAATGGAGCGGCGTGGCGCGCTTCAACTATTCACTGCGCGACAGCCGTGTGTTGGAAGGGCTGGCGGGCTTTGAGTACAATGGCGGTTGCTGGAGTCTGCGCGTAGTCGGTCATCGCTTCGCGGTGGCCACGGCGGATGCGTCGAATTCGATTTTCGTGCAACTGGAACTGAACGGCCTGTCGAGAATCGGCTCCAATCCGCTCGACGTTCTCAAGCAAAACATTTTCGGCTACAGCGAGCTTCGCGCAAGCGGCGCCGCTCCGGTGGGAGCGATTTCGGAACCTTACTGAGCCGCTTGCTCAGCCAAATTAAAACGCCAGGTCTTTGCTGATTTAAGCCTTACTGATTCGAGGTAGCAACATGCGCTATTTCCGCCATGCGGCGCTCGCCGCGTTCGCCGTGTATGCCAGCATCGGAATCGCAAACGCGATACAGGCGGCGAAACCCCTCGATGTAGTCGTGCCGATCGATCGCATCATCGCGGTCGTCAATGAAGATGTCATTACCGGGTTCGATCTCGACGATCAGATGAAATTCGTGACGCGCCAGTTGAGCAAGCAGGACACGCCGCTGCCGCCGCGCGAGGTGCTCGAAAAGCAGTTGCTGGAACGCATGATCAATGAGCGCGTGCAAATGCAATTCGCAAAGGAAACCGGTTTGCGCATCGACGACGCGCAGCTCGAAAAAACCATAATCCGGATCGCCCAAGACAATTCGATGACGGTGCAGGCGTTTCGCGAAGCGCTCGTCGCGGACGGCATCAGCTTCAATAAATTCCGCGAGGAAATCCGCGGCGAAATCATCAAGGCGCGGCTGAAGGAGCGTGAAGTCGACAATAAAATTACCGTGACCGACAGCGAAATCGATAATTTTATGGAAAAACGCGAGGCGCAGGCCGGCCAGGCGGAAGAATACAACCTCGCCCATATCCTGGTGCGCGTTCCCGAGCAGGCGAGCCCGGAGCAGGTTCAGGAAAAGCAGGCGCGCGCAGAGAATGCACTCGCGCAGTTGAACGAAGGCGCGCCGTTCGCGCAAGTCTCCGCGGGCTTTTCCGACGCGCCCGACGCGCTCGAGGGCGGCAGCATGGGATGGCGCGCGCCGGAGCGCTTGCCGGATATTTTTGTCGAGCCGCTGAAGACCATGAAGACCGGCGAAGTCAGCCCGATTTTGCGCAGCCCGAACGGGTTTCACATCCTCAAGCTGCAGGAAAAGCGCGGCGGCGATGATGCGCCTATCATCATCGAGCAGACCAGGGCGCGCCATATTCTGGTCAAACCCAGCGAGCTGACTTCCGAGGCCGACGCGAAAAAACGGTTGACGAATCTGAAAGAGCGGCTCGACAACGGCGCCGATTTCGCCGAGCTTGCGCGGCTCAATTCCGAGGATGGGAGCGCCGGCAAAGGCGGCGATCTCGGCTGGATTTCGCCCGGCGATACCGTGCCTGATTTCGAGCGCGCAATGGCCGCGCTGCAGCCGGGCCAGATCAGCGAGCCAGTGCTGTCGCAGTTCGGCTGGCATCTGATTCAGGTGATCGAGCGCCGCAAGGAGGACGTGTCGGAAGAAAAGCAGCGTTTGCTGGCCCGCCAGGCGGTGCGCGCGCGTAAATCCGATGAGGCCTATCAGGAGTGGCTGCGCCAACTGCGCGATCAGGCCTACGTCGAGTATCGGCTCGAAGAACAGTAAAACTCTTGTAATGTCGCATGTGGGGTCCGCAAGGTTCCCCCAAACGCGCGATCTTCCCTTCCCGCCGGTTTCCACATTGGTCACAAATTCCAGCCAGATCGCGCCGATCGCGCTGACTGCCGGCGAGCCAGCCGGTATCGGCCCCGATCTATGCGTGCTGCTCGCGCAGAAGCGCCGGGCACACGCTATCGTTACGATCGCCGATCGGGATTTGCTCGCCGCACGCGCGCACGAACTCGGCCTGCGGTTGCGCTTGATCGAATTCTCGGATGAGGCTGATGGCGCGGTTGCGGACCAGCCCGGTGAATTGAGCGTTGTGCATCTGCCGGTTGCCGAAGCGGCGGTCGCAGGCCGGCTCAATCCGGCGAATAGTCACTATGTGCTGCGGACTTTGCGTTGCGCCGCCGAAGGCTGTGGCAATGGCCGGTTTTCCGCTATGGTTACAGCACCTGTTCAGAAATCCGTGATCAATGACGCAGGCATTCCATTCAGCGGCCACACCGAATTCCTTGCCGATCTGACCGGCGCCAACGAAGCCGTGATGATGCTGGTCGACGGCGCGAAAGGAAACGCGCGGCCGCGTTTGCGTGTCGCGCTGGTGACGACACATCTCGCCCTGAAAGACGTTGCCGCCGCGATTACCAAGAACAAACTGGAGGCCGTGTTGCGCATTCTGCTGAATGACCTGATGCGCCGCTTCGGCATCGCCCAACCGCGCATTCTGGTGGCGGGCCTGAATCCGCACGCCGGCGAATCCGGCCATCTCGGGCGCGAGGAAATCGAAGTCGTCATGCCGGTCTTGCGCAAGCTTCGCGGCGAAGGCTTCGATGTGCGCGGACCCCTACCGGCCGATACGCTGTTCAATCCGGAGCGCCTGCGCGAGGCCGACGCCGTGCTCGCGATGTATCACGATCAGGGTTTACCGGTGCTGAAATACGCGAGCTTCGGCGGCGGTGTGAACGTCACCTTGGGCCTGCCCATTATCCGCACTTCAGTCGATCACGGCGCCGCGCTCGATCTGGCCGGGACTGGCAACATTTACGATGGCAGCCTGCTCGCGGCGATTGAAATGGCATCGGAGCTGGCCGGCAACGCAGCGCAGCGACGAAGCGTCACCGCTTAGCGCTCGTGCTTGCCGCCCATATTCCGCGCAAGCGCTTCGGGCAGCATTTCCTGACTGATGCCTCGGTCATCGAAGCCATCGTGGCAGCCATCGCGCCGCGGCGGGACGACAACGTGATCGAGATCGGCCCCGGACTCGGCGCCTTGACGCGTCCGTTGGCGGCTCGCCTCGATCACATGCACGCGATCGAACTCGACCGCGATATCGTCGCGCAATTGCAGCAGGATTCCCTTGCGCACAAGCTGACCATTCATGCGGCCGACGCGTTGCGCTTCGATTTCGCCGCGCTTGCGCCGGCCGGCGCGCGTCTGCGCATCGTCGGCAATCTGCCCTACAACATCTCGACGCCGCTGTTGTTCCATCTCGCCGGCTATGCCAACATCATCGAAGACCTGCATCTGATGCTGCAGAAAGAAGTCGTCGAACGCATGGTCGCGGCGCCGTCAACGTCCGATTACGGCCGGCTTTCGGTGATGCTGCAACATCGCTTCGCCATGGAAAAGTTGTTCGACGTGCCGGCAGCCGCGTTTCGCCCGCCGCCCAAAGTCGAATCGGCCGTGATCCGCGTGCGTCCGCTACCTGACGATCGATTGCGCGCTACTGATGAGACGGTGTTCGGCCAAGTCGTCGCAGCGGCCTTTTCGCAACGCAGAAAAATGCTGCGCAATACCCTGAGAACGTATCTGGCCGGGCAGGATTTCGCAATGCTCGGTATCGATCCGGGCGCGCGCGCGGAAAATCTGACGCTGGATGACTTTATCAGGCTGGCGAACTCCGTGGCGAAATTGGGGTGTTCCGTTAAGCGAGCCGCTGGAAAATGATCGCGAAACTGGCGCGGCAGCGCCGGCCCGCGTCCGGGAAAAACCGCTGCTGATGGGAAGGGGCGGCGGAACCGCTACATCGCGCGTTTCTGAATGAACTCGATCTTGTAGCCATCAGGGTCCTCGACGAACGCAATGACCGTGCTGCCGTGCTTCATCGGCCCGGCTTCGCGCACGACCTTGCCGCCGCGCGCCTTGACGTCGTTGCAGGCGCGGTAGGCGTCATCTACCTCGATCGCGATGTGACCGTAGGCGTTGCCGAGATCGTAGGACGAAGTGTCCCAGTTATGGGTGAGTTCGAGCACCGCATTGTCGGCCTCATCACCATAGCCGACGAAGGCCAGGGTGAATTTTCCGTCCGCATAATCGTTGCGCCGCAGCACCTTCATGCCCAGCACTTTGTCATAAAACGCGATCGAGCGATCAAGATCGCCGACTCGCAGCATCGTGTGCATGATGCGCATGGCCGTCTCCTTAAATTTCTATCATTTCGAAATCTTCCTTGCGCGCGCCGCATTCCGGGCAAACCCAGTTGATGGGGATATCGGCCCAGCGCGTACCGGGTGCTATACCTTCCTGCGGACAGCCTTCGGTTTCTTCATAGATGAAGCCGCAGATCAAACACATATAAGTCTTATATTCGGTCGTCGTTTCCATTGCGATGACTGTTAGGGACGTGACTGAAAAATGCAAATGCGGAATCACTCGTTTTGCCATGCCGGGTTAGCGAACGGCAAGCCGCCCCGCGGCGCCGTGGCGGGACACAAACGCATGCGTAGAGGTTCCTAGGCTAGAATGCCATTTTAGACCAAAGCACAAAATGCCGCTGCGCGCCCCCGCCGGCGTTCCCATGTCTGACAAAAATCTACCCGAATTACCCCCGGTCGTGCTTTGTTTCGCCGGCAACGACCCAAGCGGCGGCGCCGGTCTCGCCGCCGATGTTATGACGTTGGCAAGCATGGGCTGCCATCCGCTGCCGATCGTTACGGCGATAACGATTCAGGACACCATGGGCGTCGAGGACGTGATGGTGCTCGATGCCGAATGGGTCGCCGATCAGGCGCGATGCGTGCTCGAAGACATGCCGGTCACGGTGTTCAAAATCGGCATGCTCGGCAGCGTCGAGATCGTCGCCGCGATCGCCGAGGTCGTATCCGATTATCCCGACATTCCGCTGATCTTCGATCCGATACTGGCGTCCGGGCGCGGCGATGAATTGGCCAGCGAAGATACGCTGGCCGCCATGCGCGAACTCATCGTTCCGCAGTCGACGCTGATCACGCCGAATACGCTTGAAGCGCGTCGCCTTGCCGCGGACGATAGCGACGAGCACGAAGACCGCGATCTGGCCGATTGCGCGCGCCGCCTTCTGGATATGGGCGCGGAGTATGTGCTGCTGACCGGCACGCACGAAAATACGCCGCAGGTCATCAACATTCTGTATGGCCAGGACGGCATTGTGCGCAGCGATAGCTGGCAGCGGCTGCCCGGTTCCTATCACGGTTCCGGCTGCACGCTCGCGGCCGCGGCCGCCGCCGCGATTGCCAATGGGCTGGAAATCGCCGAAGCCGTCAAGGACGCGCAGGAATACACGTGGCAGACCTTGAAATTCGGCTTCAGGCCGGGCATGGGCCAGCATATCCCCGACCGCCTGTTCTGGGCGCGCGAGGAAGACGAAGAGGGCGGCCAGAACGACTAGAACGCGCCCGGCAAAGGCGAACTGGCCGATGAAGGCGTCGCAGCCGGTTCGGGGCCTGTACGCGATCACGCCAGATCGCGCCGATACCGGCGCGCTGATCAGCGAGGTCAGGCAGGCGCTGGAAGGCGGCGCGCGCCTGATCCAATACCGGAATAAAAGCGCGGACGAGGCGCTGCGGCTACGGCAAGCGCGGCGACTGGTCGCTTTGTGCAGCGAATACGAAGCCTTGCTGATCATCAACGACAGCGTTGCGCTCGCAAAAAAAAGCGGTGCGCACGGCGTGCACCTCGGTCGCGACGATGTTGCGATTCACGCTGCGCGCGAGCAATTGGGCGCGGCGAAAATCATCGGGGCATCGGGTTACACGAGCATCGAGCGCGCGCGCGCAGCCGAGTCACAAGGCGCCGACTACGTCGCATTCGGCAGCTTTTTCGCTTCCACCGTCAAGCCGGATGCGTCGCGCGCGCCATTGGCGCTCTTGAGCGATGCGAAAGCGCGCATCGCCATCCCTATCGTTGCGATCGGCGGCATCACGCTTGACAACGCGCCGGTTTTGATCGAAGCCGGCGCCGACGGGTTGGCGGTGATTTCGGCACTGTTCGGCGCGCCTGATATTCACCAGGCGGCGCGCCAATTCGTCGGAATGTTCAAGGCGTCGTCGTGTCGAATCTGAAAGCCTCGCCAAATTCCGTGACCGCTGAAATGGCCATCGCTCAGCAACTTTTCGAACGTTCGCAGCGCGTCATTCCCGGCGGCGTCAATTCGCCGGTGCGCGCGTTTCGCGGTGTCGGCGGCACCCCGGTTTTCTTGCGGCGGGGAAGCGGCGCAAAAGTTTGGGACGTCGAAGGCAAGCCGTACATCGATTACGTCGGCTCGTGGGGACCGCTGATTCTCGGTCATGCCCATCCGCAAATCATCGCGGCGATTCAGCGCGCGGCTGAATCGGGCACGAGTTTCGGCGCGCCGACCGAAGCCGAATTGCAAATGGCCGAGACCTTGTGCCGGCTCTTGCCTTCGCTCGAACAGGTCAGGCTGACGAGCTCCGGCACGGAAGCCACGATGAGCGCGATTCGTCTCGCGCGCGGCTTCACCGCCCGCCAGACCATCGTGAAATTCGAAGGCTGTTATCATGGCCACGCCGATGCGCTGCTGGTCAAAGCCGGTTCCGGCGCGCTGACTTGCGGCCAGCCGGATTCGGCCGGCGTTCCGGCGGCTGTTGCGGCCGATACCATGGTGCTGCCGTACAACGATATCGCTGCGCTCGAGCGCGCGTTTAAGGCCAGCGGCGATGCGATCGCGGCGGTCATCGTCGAACCGGTCGCCGGCAATATGAATCTGGTGCTGCCACATGCCGAATTTCTGCCGCGGCTCCGCGAACTTTGCAGCAGGCACGGAGCCGTACTGATATTCGATGAAGTCATGACAGGCTTTCGCGTCGGCCTGGGCGGCGCACAGGGCATGTTCAACATCACGCCGGATTTGACGACGCTCGGCAAAGTGATCGGCGGCGGCATGCCGGTCGGAGCATTCGGCGGACGCCGCGACATCATGCAGCGGCTATCGCCGGTCGGCCCGGTCTACCAGGCCGGCACCTTGTCCGGCAATCCGCTTGCGCTGGCGGCCGGGTTGAAAACGCTGGAGCTGATCCAGGCGCCCGGTTTTTTCGACGAACTCAGCGCCCGCACCAGGCAGCTCAGCGAGGGGCTCGCCGGGGTCGCGAAAAACTGCGGCGCGGCTTTGTCCACGCAATCGATCGGCGGCATGTTCGGGTTTTATTTCCGCCCGACGCCGCCCGCAAGCTTCGCCGAAGTCATGCAAAGCGATGTTGCCGCTTTCCGGCATTTCTTCCATGCCATGCTGGCGCGAGGAATTTATCTAGCGCCGTCGGCCTACGAAGCCGGGTTCGTATCGGCGGCGCATGAAAATGCCGATATCGTACAAACCCTGCAGGCAGCGGCAGCCGCTTTAACCGGCGAGAGCCCTACGCTTTAACCGGCGAGAGAGCCTTCCCTAACTTTCGGAACGCCGCCGTGTCACATTGTGAAGGTACGGCCGGGCGGATAAAATACA
This is a stretch of genomic DNA from Burkholderiales bacterium. It encodes these proteins:
- the rsmA gene encoding 16S rRNA (adenine(1518)-N(6)/adenine(1519)-N(6))-dimethyltransferase RsmA, with amino-acid sequence MLAAHIPRKRFGQHFLTDASVIEAIVAAIAPRRDDNVIEIGPGLGALTRPLAARLDHMHAIELDRDIVAQLQQDSLAHKLTIHAADALRFDFAALAPAGARLRIVGNLPYNISTPLLFHLAGYANIIEDLHLMLQKEVVERMVAAPSTSDYGRLSVMLQHRFAMEKLFDVPAAAFRPPPKVESAVIRVRPLPDDRLRATDETVFGQVVAAAFSQRRKMLRNTLRTYLAGQDFAMLGIDPGARAENLTLDDFIRLANSVAKLGCSVKRAAGK
- a CDS encoding hydroxymethylpyrimidine/phosphomethylpyrimidine kinase, which gives rise to MSDKNLPELPPVVLCFAGNDPSGGAGLAADVMTLASMGCHPLPIVTAITIQDTMGVEDVMVLDAEWVADQARCVLEDMPVTVFKIGMLGSVEIVAAIAEVVSDYPDIPLIFDPILASGRGDELASEDTLAAMRELIVPQSTLITPNTLEARRLAADDSDEHEDRDLADCARRLLDMGAEYVLLTGTHENTPQVINILYGQDGIVRSDSWQRLPGSYHGSGCTLAAAAAAAIANGLEIAEAVKDAQEYTWQTLKFGFRPGMGQHIPDRLFWAREEDEEGGQND
- a CDS encoding rubredoxin, with protein sequence METTTEYKTYMCLICGFIYEETEGCPQEGIAPGTRWADIPINWVCPECGARKEDFEMIEI
- the hemL gene encoding glutamate-1-semialdehyde 2,1-aminomutase encodes the protein MAIAQQLFERSQRVIPGGVNSPVRAFRGVGGTPVFLRRGSGAKVWDVEGKPYIDYVGSWGPLILGHAHPQIIAAIQRAAESGTSFGAPTEAELQMAETLCRLLPSLEQVRLTSSGTEATMSAIRLARGFTARQTIVKFEGCYHGHADALLVKAGSGALTCGQPDSAGVPAAVAADTMVLPYNDIAALERAFKASGDAIAAVIVEPVAGNMNLVLPHAEFLPRLRELCSRHGAVLIFDEVMTGFRVGLGGAQGMFNITPDLTTLGKVIGGGMPVGAFGGRRDIMQRLSPVGPVYQAGTLSGNPLALAAGLKTLELIQAPGFFDELSARTRQLSEGLAGVAKNCGAALSTQSIGGMFGFYFRPTPPASFAEVMQSDVAAFRHFFHAMLARGIYLAPSAYEAGFVSAAHENADIVQTLQAAAAALTGESPTL
- the pdxA gene encoding 4-hydroxythreonine-4-phosphate dehydrogenase PdxA, translated to MSHVGSARFPQTRDLPFPPVSTLVTNSSQIAPIALTAGEPAGIGPDLCVLLAQKRRAHAIVTIADRDLLAARAHELGLRLRLIEFSDEADGAVADQPGELSVVHLPVAEAAVAGRLNPANSHYVLRTLRCAAEGCGNGRFSAMVTAPVQKSVINDAGIPFSGHTEFLADLTGANEAVMMLVDGAKGNARPRLRVALVTTHLALKDVAAAITKNKLEAVLRILLNDLMRRFGIAQPRILVAGLNPHAGESGHLGREEIEVVMPVLRKLRGEGFDVRGPLPADTLFNPERLREADAVLAMYHDQGLPVLKYASFGGGVNVTLGLPIIRTSVDHGAALDLAGTGNIYDGSLLAAIEMASELAGNAAQRRSVTA
- a CDS encoding thiamine phosphate synthase encodes the protein MKASQPVRGLYAITPDRADTGALISEVRQALEGGARLIQYRNKSADEALRLRQARRLVALCSEYEALLIINDSVALAKKSGAHGVHLGRDDVAIHAAREQLGAAKIIGASGYTSIERARAAESQGADYVAFGSFFASTVKPDASRAPLALLSDAKARIAIPIVAIGGITLDNAPVLIEAGADGLAVISALFGAPDIHQAARQFVGMFKASSCRI
- a CDS encoding peptidylprolyl isomerase; the protein is MRYFRHAALAAFAVYASIGIANAIQAAKPLDVVVPIDRIIAVVNEDVITGFDLDDQMKFVTRQLSKQDTPLPPREVLEKQLLERMINERVQMQFAKETGLRIDDAQLEKTIIRIAQDNSMTVQAFREALVADGISFNKFREEIRGEIIKARLKEREVDNKITVTDSEIDNFMEKREAQAGQAEEYNLAHILVRVPEQASPEQVQEKQARAENALAQLNEGAPFAQVSAGFSDAPDALEGGSMGWRAPERLPDIFVEPLKTMKTGEVSPILRSPNGFHILKLQEKRGGDDAPIIIEQTRARHILVKPSELTSEADAKKRLTNLKERLDNGADFAELARLNSEDGSAGKGGDLGWISPGDTVPDFERAMAALQPGQISEPVLSQFGWHLIQVIERRKEDVSEEKQRLLARQAVRARKSDEAYQEWLRQLRDQAYVEYRLEEQ
- a CDS encoding LPS-assembly protein LptD, yielding MPNLKLRAFTVLLIGAFCAFAHAEEARLELQTDPALATGTPDSGDEGLPIFIEADRIDGDDSVIEASGAAEIRRRGQAVFGEKLQYFPGNNEIDAEGDVRLDYGGDRIEGTQLRLNMDTERGFIDDLRYRLGESGARGKADVLEFQGPGLYELDDATYTTCPVGVDDWFLRVDNLEIDRSRQIGVARNASVIFKGVPILYTPYISFPLNDQRKTGVLTPIFGTTGKGGPEITIPYYWNIAPDKDATIAPRLISRRGLLLGTEFRYLDPFYSGEAHVEVLPYDRARDDARYGLALKHVHNFNNNWSGYLDFQKVSDDSYLRDLSNRIAVTSQTNLPREGLLAYNGGWFNFSSRLQRFQTLQDPLAPILPPYERIPQLLLNARKPNLYGGDWNFGGEFVNFDHANLTDGRRTTAYPNIAYPILSSFAYLTPKFGYHLTHYDLDQATTTSPDRTRALPITSVDSGLVLERDTELGGERFVQTLEPRAFYVYIPFREQNAIPNFDSAVADVNFTQIFSENDFSGGDRINDANRITIGLTSRFLEPETGIERFRATVAQRFNFASQEVRFDPNQDINQFNRIRSDLLAAVGGPISANWRAEAGIQYNLEIPQTQKYSLAASYRPALGKVLNLGYRFTRDALEQVDVSTQWPISSKWSGVARFNYSLRDSRVLEGLAGFEYNGGCWSLRVVGHRFAVATADASNSIFVQLELNGLSRIGSNPLDVLKQNIFGYSELRASGAAPVGAISEPY
- the gloA gene encoding lactoylglutathione lyase translates to MRIMHTMLRVGDLDRSIAFYDKVLGMKVLRRNDYADGKFTLAFVGYGDEADNAVLELTHNWDTSSYDLGNAYGHIAIEVDDAYRACNDVKARGGKVVREAGPMKHGSTVIAFVEDPDGYKIEFIQKRAM